A genomic region of Papaver somniferum cultivar HN1 chromosome 7, ASM357369v1, whole genome shotgun sequence contains the following coding sequences:
- the LOC113294884 gene encoding uncharacterized protein LOC113294884: MCRLDRFLLSPSFELKFPLASQLAKPRPTSDHIPLILDLSDSSWGSSPFRFEILWFLENGFVEMLENWWNSFCFTGTPSEIFWLKLKELKGLLRVWNKDTFGHTTTKLQNIFSDIQVIDSVSESVCLSQDQVNAKISLQDDFEKVTLMEETDWRIKSKSKWIKEGDRNTAHFMRIAAAKRRYNRIRQLYIDGVMISDKTVLQEHIVAFYRTLFTEEMLIRPELEGINFDQINSEEATILESNFTKDEVYSAIKDLGNDKAPGPDDYPILFFFNYWKFLKHDLMAVVHEFCTSGRIDTRHNSTFIALVPKRDSIETIKDCRPIFLLTSVYKIISKVLATRLSLVMDKLISPVQCAYIQGRQIIDGTLIANEMVDSRITPGVPGLICKIDLEKAFDRVSWFFLEKMLKKMGFGDQWCKCLRFCYSTASFSVLINGTSFGHFNSSIGVRKGDPLSPLLFNIAMEGFSRYLDRVAEMGQFNGFSNVHNGIVINHLHYADDTIFFLNYSRDELHNWFSSLKCFELIAGLKINTSKRRIIPIGDCQDLQAWAMELGCITDKLPFIYLGMPLGAKANSKAIWDPILNKFDVRLSHLSKISVSKGENEKFLMGSSKTSHLVKWSLVLADKSRGGLGVLNLRQMNIALLAKWVWRFGVEKDQLWCRIIAKKHGSMSSYWLPGRVTNSSGISCWKIIVETSQLINLYVSINIHSGSRVSFWFDKWSGDESLCTSFPELFRLAKDKYSSVAGHISNGSWAFDFKRRLLVDEVNKFAVLLLRIGSTPPTLNGSPDTRRWTLGNNGVFSVKTLYSQLIKSDGVTDFPFKFVWNFKIPPNLVWCAVHSRLNTKAMLLHKGMVLDIDCVMCGNFEESANHLLLHCKVYNSVYWNMIPASIVWVIWAERNARTFEEKHIFKTDLDLIIEAKSLVTSWARSFGHQNVTVADNWDANFHQM; the protein is encoded by the exons ATGTGTAGGCTTGATAGATTTTTGCTCTCTCCTTCCTTTGAACTCAAATTTCCTCTTGCCTCTCAACTTGCAAAACCTAGACCAACTTCTGATCATATTCCTTTAATTCTTGATCTCTCTGATTCTTCTTGGGGATCTAGCCCGTTTAGATTTGAGATTCTTTGGTTTTTGGAAAATGGCTTTGTGGAAATGTTGGAAAATTGGTGGAACTCTTTCTGTTTTACAGGTACACCCAGTGAGATTTTTTGGTTAAAGCTAAAAGAACTGAAAGGTTTACTCAGGGTGTGGAACAAAGATACTTTTGGCCATACAACAACCAAACTACAaaatattttttctgacattCAAGTGATAGACAGTGTTTCTGAAAGTGTTTGCTTGTCACAAGATCAAGTCAATGCAAAGATTAGTCTACAAGATGACTTTGAGAAAGTGACTCTTATGGAGGAGACTGATTGGAGGATTAAATCAAAATCTAAGTGGATCAAAGAAGGAGATAGGAACACTGCTCATTTCATGAGAATTGCTGCTGCAAAAAGGAGGTACAACAGAATTAGACAATTGTACATAGATGGAGTTATGATATCTGACAAAACAGTTTTGCAGGAACATATTGTAGCCTTTTATAGAACTTTATTTACTGAAGAGATGCTCATAAGACCTGAATTAGAGGGCATTAATTTTGATCAAATCAACTCTGAAGAGGCAACcattcttgagagtaattttaCTAAAGATGAAGTTTATTCAGCAATCAAAGATTTGGGCAATGATAAAGCTCCTGGTCCAGATGATTACCCTATTttgttcttcttcaattattGGAAGTTCTTGAAACATGACTTAATGGCAGTAGTACATGAGTTTTGTACAAGTGGAAGAATAGATACAAGGCATAATTCAACTTTTATTGCATTGGTTCCTAAAAGAGATAGTATTGAAACCATAAAAGATTGTAGGCCTATATTTTTGCTAACTAGTGTTTACAAAATTATATCAAAAGTTCTTGCTACAAGATTAAGCTTAGTTATGGATAAACTTATCTCACCGGTGCAGTGTGCTTACATTCAAGGAAGACAAATTATAGATGGTACTCTCATAGCTAATGAGATGGTAGATTCAAGAATAACCCCAGGTGTTCCTGGATTAATATGCAAAATTGATCTAGAGAAGGCATTTGACAGAGTCAGTTGgttttttttggaaaagatgTTAAAAAAGATGGGTTTTGGTGATCAATGGTGTAAATGCCTGAGATTCTGTTACTCAACAGCTTCCTTCTCTGTTCTTATTAATGGTACTTCTTTTGGGCACTTCAATAGCTCTATAGGGGTAAGAAAAggagatcctctatctcctcttCTCTTCAACATTGCAATGGAGGGATTTTCTAGGTATTTAGACAGAGTTGCTGAAATGGGTCAGTTCAATGGCTTTTCAAATGTGCACAATGGAATTGTCATCAATCATCTTCATTATGCAGATGACACAATCTTTTTTCTAAATTATTCAAGAGATGAATTACATAATTGGTTTTCTTCCTTGAAGTGCTTTGAATTGATCGCAGGATTGAAAATAAACACATCAAAGAGAAGAATTATTCCAATTGGGGATTGTCAAGACTTACAAGCTTGGGCAATGGAGTTAGGTTGCATTACTGATAAGCTTCCTTTTATATATTTGGGCATGCCACTTGGAGCTAAAGCAAATTCCAAAGCTATATGGGATCCTATTCTCAACAAATTTGATGTCAGGCTTTCTCATTTGAGCAAAATTTCAGTTTCCAAGGGAG aaaatgagaaatttCTTATGGGTAGTTCTAAAACTTCTCATTTGGTAAAATGGAGTTTGGTGCTTGCTGATAAGAGTAGAGGAGGTTTAGGTGTTTTAAATCTGAGGCAAATGAACATTGCATTACTTGCAAAGTGGGTCTGGAGATTTGGTGTGGAGAAAGATCAGCTTTGGTGCAGGATAATAGCTAAGAAACATGGCTCTATGTCTTCTTATTGGTTACCTGGTAGAGTAACAAATTCTTCTGGTATTTCTTGTTGGAAAATTATTGTTGAAACCAGTCAGCTGATCAATTTGTATGTTTCTATTAATATTCACTCTGGTTCAAGGGTTTCTTTCTGGTTTGACAAATGGAGTGGAGATGAGTCTTTATGTACTTCTTTTCCTGAATTGTTCAGATTAGCTAAAGATAAATATAGTTCAGTTGCTGGTCATATTTCTAATGGAAGTTGggcttttgattttaaaagaagaTTGCTGGTAGATGAAGTTAATAAGTTTGCGGTTTTACTTCTTAGGATTGGTTCCACACCTCCAACTCTGAATGGCTCACCAGATACAAGAAGATGGACTTTGGGAAATAATGGAGTGTTCTCCGTTAAAACACTTTATTCTCAGTTGATTAAGTCAGATGGTGTTACCGATTTTCCTTTCAAGTTTGTATGGAACTTCAAAATACCACCAAATCTAGTTTGGTGTGCAGTGCATAGCAGACTCAACACCAAAGCTATGCTTTTGCATAAGGGAATGGTACTAGACATTGACTGTGTTATGTGTGGAAACTTTGAAGAATCTGcaaatcaccttcttcttcattgcaAG GTTTACAATTCAGTTTACTGGAACATGATCCCAGCATCTATAGTCTGGGTCATTTGGGCAGAACGAAATGCGCGCACTTTTGAAGAGAAACACATTTTCAAAACTGATTTGGATCTAATCATTGAAGCCAAATCATTAGTAACTTCCTGGGCAAGATCTTTTGGTCATCAAAATGTTACGGTAGCTGACAATTGGGATGCAAATTTTCACCAAATGTAA